The Caloenas nicobarica isolate bCalNic1 chromosome Z, bCalNic1.hap1, whole genome shotgun sequence genome has a segment encoding these proteins:
- the HENMT1 gene encoding small RNA 2'-O-methyltransferase isoform X3 — protein sequence MDKNFQEEPFIGIIKFTPPLYKQRYQFIKDLVGKYKPKKVADLGCADCTLLQMLKFCSCIEVLTGLDICASVMKENIIEHLEQSELKKFPEVVFGFMAPRIVVISTPNSEFNALLPGKALFRHPDHKFEWNRAQFQSWALETARRYDYSVEFTGVGHPPTGMENVGFCTQIGVFVRKYPQTSESAQSEKPTEAVYKTVFRAVYPSLKDEKYLKNAVLSEVIFTAQNIKRSLLDRLMAEHEEYNDDPVERKFQFQPSRNCFSEDLGKPVVEKSMEPFVDGNVVYVPLTTIFSFPKVKRLCGTFEKLCKFIAGKVTLSSDGSAVMFNTELENEEN from the exons ATGGATAAGAACTTTCAAGAAGAACCGTTTATAGGAATTATTAAATTTACACCTCCTTTGTACAAACAACGCTACCAGTTTATTAAAGATTTAGTGGGGAAATACAAACCTAAAAAG GTGGCAGATTTAGGATGTGCTGACTGTACTCTTCTCCAGATGCTGAAATTCTGCAGTTGTATTGAAGTGTTAACTGGGCTAGACATCTGTGCAAGTGTAATGAAAGAGAACAT AATAGAGCACCTGGAACAATCAGAACTAAAGAAGTTTCCTGAAGTGGTGTTTGGTTTCATGGCTCCACGCATAGTTGTGATCAGTACTCCAAATTCTGAATTTAATGCTTTGCTTCCAGGCAAAGCATTATTCAGGCACCCAGACCACAAATTTGAATGGAACCGAGCGCAATTTCAAAGCTG GGCTCTAGAGACAGCCAGACGTTATGATTACTCAGTGGAATTTACTGGCGTAGGGCACCCACCAACAGGAATGGAGAATGTTGGGTTTTGTACCCAAATAGGTGTGTTTGTTAGAAAATATCCTCAAACCAGTGAATCTGCTCAGTCTGAGAAACCCACTGAAGCAGTTTACAAAACG GTCTTCAGAGCAGTGTATCCAAGTCTTAAAGATGAGAAATACCTGAAGAATGCAGTGCTCAGTGAAGTTATTTTCACAGCACAAAATATTAAGCGAAGTCTGCTGGACCGTTTAATGGCAGAACATGAGGAATATAATGATGATCCTGTTGAGAGAAAATTCCAATTCCAACCTTCAAGgaactgtttttcagaagatcTTGGAAAACCAGTTGTTGAAAAAAGCATGGAACCATTTGTCGATGGAAATGTGGTTTATGTACCTCTaacaacaattttttcttttcccaaagtGAAACGGCTTTGCGGTACCTTTGAGAAGTTATGCAAATTTATTGCTGGCAAGGTCACACTGAGCAGTGATGGTTCTGCTGTGATGTTCAATACTGAACTTGAAAACGAAGAGAATTAA
- the HENMT1 gene encoding small RNA 2'-O-methyltransferase isoform X1: MDKNFQEEPFIGIIKFTPPLYKQRYQFIKDLVGKYKPKKVADLGCADCTLLQMLKFCSCIEVLTGLDICASVMKENMHRLSPLPGDYLQPAERPLTVTLHQGSVAHKDPCMLGFDLVTCIELIEHLEQSELKKFPEVVFGFMAPRIVVISTPNSEFNALLPGKALFRHPDHKFEWNRAQFQSWALETARRYDYSVEFTGVGHPPTGMENVGFCTQIGVFVRKYPQTSESAQSEKPTEAVYKTVFRAVYPSLKDEKYLKNAVLSEVIFTAQNIKRSLLDRLMAEHEEYNDDPVERKFQFQPSRNCFSEDLGKPVVEKSMEPFVDGNVVYVPLTTIFSFPKVKRLCGTFEKLCKFIAGKVTLSSDGSAVMFNTELENEEN, encoded by the exons ATGGATAAGAACTTTCAAGAAGAACCGTTTATAGGAATTATTAAATTTACACCTCCTTTGTACAAACAACGCTACCAGTTTATTAAAGATTTAGTGGGGAAATACAAACCTAAAAAG GTGGCAGATTTAGGATGTGCTGACTGTACTCTTCTCCAGATGCTGAAATTCTGCAGTTGTATTGAAGTGTTAACTGGGCTAGACATCTGTGCAAGTGTAATGAAAGAGAACAT GCATAGGTTGTCTCCTCTTCCTGGTGATTATTTGCAACCAGCTGAAAGACCCCTAACTGTTACCTTGCATCAGGGTTCAGTTGCCCATAAAGATCCTTGCATGCTTGGTTTTGACTTGGTAACGTGTATTGAACT AATAGAGCACCTGGAACAATCAGAACTAAAGAAGTTTCCTGAAGTGGTGTTTGGTTTCATGGCTCCACGCATAGTTGTGATCAGTACTCCAAATTCTGAATTTAATGCTTTGCTTCCAGGCAAAGCATTATTCAGGCACCCAGACCACAAATTTGAATGGAACCGAGCGCAATTTCAAAGCTG GGCTCTAGAGACAGCCAGACGTTATGATTACTCAGTGGAATTTACTGGCGTAGGGCACCCACCAACAGGAATGGAGAATGTTGGGTTTTGTACCCAAATAGGTGTGTTTGTTAGAAAATATCCTCAAACCAGTGAATCTGCTCAGTCTGAGAAACCCACTGAAGCAGTTTACAAAACG GTCTTCAGAGCAGTGTATCCAAGTCTTAAAGATGAGAAATACCTGAAGAATGCAGTGCTCAGTGAAGTTATTTTCACAGCACAAAATATTAAGCGAAGTCTGCTGGACCGTTTAATGGCAGAACATGAGGAATATAATGATGATCCTGTTGAGAGAAAATTCCAATTCCAACCTTCAAGgaactgtttttcagaagatcTTGGAAAACCAGTTGTTGAAAAAAGCATGGAACCATTTGTCGATGGAAATGTGGTTTATGTACCTCTaacaacaattttttcttttcccaaagtGAAACGGCTTTGCGGTACCTTTGAGAAGTTATGCAAATTTATTGCTGGCAAGGTCACACTGAGCAGTGATGGTTCTGCTGTGATGTTCAATACTGAACTTGAAAACGAAGAGAATTAA
- the HENMT1 gene encoding small RNA 2'-O-methyltransferase isoform X2, translated as MEASMEKASLQVADLGCADCTLLQMLKFCSCIEVLTGLDICASVMKENMHRLSPLPGDYLQPAERPLTVTLHQGSVAHKDPCMLGFDLVTCIELIEHLEQSELKKFPEVVFGFMAPRIVVISTPNSEFNALLPGKALFRHPDHKFEWNRAQFQSWALETARRYDYSVEFTGVGHPPTGMENVGFCTQIGVFVRKYPQTSESAQSEKPTEAVYKTVFRAVYPSLKDEKYLKNAVLSEVIFTAQNIKRSLLDRLMAEHEEYNDDPVERKFQFQPSRNCFSEDLGKPVVEKSMEPFVDGNVVYVPLTTIFSFPKVKRLCGTFEKLCKFIAGKVTLSSDGSAVMFNTELENEEN; from the exons ATGGAAGCATCCATGGAAAAAGCATCTCTACAG GTGGCAGATTTAGGATGTGCTGACTGTACTCTTCTCCAGATGCTGAAATTCTGCAGTTGTATTGAAGTGTTAACTGGGCTAGACATCTGTGCAAGTGTAATGAAAGAGAACAT GCATAGGTTGTCTCCTCTTCCTGGTGATTATTTGCAACCAGCTGAAAGACCCCTAACTGTTACCTTGCATCAGGGTTCAGTTGCCCATAAAGATCCTTGCATGCTTGGTTTTGACTTGGTAACGTGTATTGAACT AATAGAGCACCTGGAACAATCAGAACTAAAGAAGTTTCCTGAAGTGGTGTTTGGTTTCATGGCTCCACGCATAGTTGTGATCAGTACTCCAAATTCTGAATTTAATGCTTTGCTTCCAGGCAAAGCATTATTCAGGCACCCAGACCACAAATTTGAATGGAACCGAGCGCAATTTCAAAGCTG GGCTCTAGAGACAGCCAGACGTTATGATTACTCAGTGGAATTTACTGGCGTAGGGCACCCACCAACAGGAATGGAGAATGTTGGGTTTTGTACCCAAATAGGTGTGTTTGTTAGAAAATATCCTCAAACCAGTGAATCTGCTCAGTCTGAGAAACCCACTGAAGCAGTTTACAAAACG GTCTTCAGAGCAGTGTATCCAAGTCTTAAAGATGAGAAATACCTGAAGAATGCAGTGCTCAGTGAAGTTATTTTCACAGCACAAAATATTAAGCGAAGTCTGCTGGACCGTTTAATGGCAGAACATGAGGAATATAATGATGATCCTGTTGAGAGAAAATTCCAATTCCAACCTTCAAGgaactgtttttcagaagatcTTGGAAAACCAGTTGTTGAAAAAAGCATGGAACCATTTGTCGATGGAAATGTGGTTTATGTACCTCTaacaacaattttttcttttcccaaagtGAAACGGCTTTGCGGTACCTTTGAGAAGTTATGCAAATTTATTGCTGGCAAGGTCACACTGAGCAGTGATGGTTCTGCTGTGATGTTCAATACTGAACTTGAAAACGAAGAGAATTAA
- the PRPF38B gene encoding pre-mRNA-splicing factor 38B: MANNSPAVGAGNCQGQQAAQHQPGALPPAQQQLQSGASKPAASGKQGNVLPLWGNEKTMNLNPMILTNILSSPYFKVQLYELKTYHEVVDEIYFKVTHVEPWEKGSRKTAGQTGMCGGVRGVGTGGIVSTAFCLLYKLFTLKLTRKQVMGLITHTDSPYIRALGFMYIRYTQPPTDLWDWFESFLDDEEDLDVKAGGGCVMTIGEMLRSFLTKLEWFSTLFPRIPVPVQKTIDQQIKSRPRKIKKDGKEGMEEIDRHAERRRSRSPRRSISPRRSPRRSRSRSHHREGHGSSSFDRELERERERQRLEREAKEREKERRRSRSTDRTLERRRSRSRDRYRSRSRSRDRKGDRRDRDREREKENERSRKKERDYDKERGSEREKDRSRERSKERKSKGDIEERRHKDEKDDKKHRDDKRDSKKERKHSRSRSRERRHRSRSRSKNAGKRSRSRSKEKSSKHKNESKEKSNKRSRSRSRGRTGSVEKSRKRDQSPSKEKSRKRSRSKERSHKHDHSDSKDHLDKHEHRRSQSTEPESQEKQQKNKDETA, from the exons ATGGCCAACAACAGCCCCGCGGTGGGCGCCGGCAActgccaggggcagcaggcGGCCCAGCACCAGCCGGGCGCCCTCCCGCcggcccagcagcagctgcagagcggAGCCTCCAAGCCGGCGGCCTCGGGCAAGCAGGGCAATGTGCTGCCGCTGTGGGGGAACGAGAAGACCATGAACCTGAACCCCATGATCCTCACCAACATCCTCTCGTCGCCCTACTTCAAGGTGCAGCTCTACGAGCTCAAGACTTACCATGAGGTGGTGGACGAGATCTACTTCAAG GTTACACATGTTGAACCATGGGAAAAGGGGAGCAGAAAAACAGCAGGCCAGACAGGGATGTGTGGAGGG gtgCGAGGTGTTGGAACTGGAGGAATTGTGTCTACTGCCTTTTGTCTGCTCTACAAATTATTTACACTGAAACTCACTCGTAAGCAAGTGATGGGCCTTATAACTCATACAGACTCTCCATATATTAGGGCTCTTGGATTTATGTATATTAG GTACACACAGCCACCTACAGATCTATGGGACTGGTTTGAATCCTTTCTTGATGATGAAGAG GACCTGGATGTGAAGGCAGGTGGCGGTTGTGTTATGACCATCGGGGAGATGCTTCGTTCCTTCCTCACTAAGCTTGAATGGTTTTCCACGTTGTTTCCAAGAATTCCTGTGCCAGTCCAGAAAACCATTGACCAGCAAATTAAAAGCAGACctagaaaaatcaagaaagatGGCAAGGAAGGAATGGAAGAAATAGACCGGCATGCGGAACGTAGACGTTCAAG gtctCCAAGACGATCCATCAGTCCCAGGAGGTCTCCCAGAAGATCCAGAAGCAGAAGTCATCATCGGGAAGGCCATGGATCATCTAGTTTTGATAGAGAgctagaaagagaaagagaacgGCAGAGATTAGAACGCGAGGctaaggagagagaaaaagaaaggcgGAGATCTCGAAGTACTGATCGCACACTAGAACGGAGGCGAAGCAGAAGCAGGGACAGATACAGAAGCCGTAGTCGAAGTCGTGACAGGAAAGGAGATCGAAGAGACAGGGATcgggagagagagaaagaaaatgaacgGAGCcggaaaaaagagagagattacGATAAGGAAAGAGGTAGTGAGAGGGAAAAAGACCGATCTAGAGAAAGatcaaaagaaaggaaaagtaaggGTGATATAGAAGAAAGAAGACACAAAGATGAAAAGGATGATAAGAAACACAGAGATGACAAGAGGGATtccaaaaaagagagaaaacatagTAGAAGTAGAAGCCGGGAAAGAAGGCATAGGAGTAGGAGCCGAAGTAAGAATGCAGGTAagcgcagcaggagcaggagcaaagagaaatcaagtaaacataaaaatgaaagtaaagaGAAATCAAATAAACGAAGTAGAAGCAGAAGCAGGGGAAGAACAGGTAGTGTTGAGAAGTCCAGAAAACGAGACCAGAGTcccagcaaagaaaaatctagGAAGCGTAGCAGAAGCAAAGAACGTTCCCACAAACACGATCACAGTGACAGCAAGGACCATTTGGACAAACACGAGCATCGAAGGAGCCAAAGTACAGAACCAGAGAGccaagaaaagcaacagaaaaacaaagacgAGACTGCGTGA